From the Entelurus aequoreus isolate RoL-2023_Sb linkage group LG13, RoL_Eaeq_v1.1, whole genome shotgun sequence genome, the window TGTAgatatgaacacaaaacattttatagagaattATAGTTTTCAATCCCGATCATGCAGGAGGTTAGATGTTAAATGTTAATTCCAGGGGGTGCCTGTCTATCCAGGACACTTGCTGgaatttgagagcaagctgcaacGACCGCGTCGCTTGTCCACGAGACATTAATCCTCACCACTATGGCAGAAAACAAACATTTTCTTCCACTGGGGGATTTTTGGAAAAGGGATGGCTAAGCATGATACAAACACACACCAAGCAGGACAACACAAGAAGTTAACTGCTAAAGCTTCAATGTGCAGCAGAGGTGATTGATTCAGATGTTAATACCACCTATacctagtatagtatcagtatatacaaTATACTAAAAtaattagattgatatttttctttttattatttttattatttcaaaatcttttttttttttttgatcggttTTGTTACTGTTTACAAAGTCTGGGAGTAAGTGTCTGGATAAGCCAATAGTAGTTGTTGCTTTTGTTTGGTTATGGTGCACTAGGGCActagccactttattttgtttaaaaatatcgtATGTAGCATTCAGTACCACAAATTCAATACATCGGATTTATAATAATACTAGAAAATTATAAATTGAGTATAATGAGTTTTATAAAAGTGTGTCACCCTGGttacttaaaaaaacattatcagttctataatataataataatataatatatatagatatattttttgttgttgttgtttcatctgaccacagaactttcctctagaacaggggtccccaaacgttttgactcgggggccgcattgggttaaaacaatttggccgggggccgggctgtgtatatatatatatatatatatatatatatatatatatatatatatatatatatatatatatatatgcctaattttggacgctggggccgtagtttggggaccccagctctagaaggtcttatctttgtccatgtgatatcagatgacagaaaaaatgagctgtttggccacagtacccagcaatatgtttggaggagaaaaggtgaggcctttaatcccaggaacaccaaatcctaccgtcaagcatggtggtggtagtattatgctctgggcctgttttgctgccaatggaactggtgctttacagagagtaaatgggacaatgaaaacggaggattacctccaaattcttcaggacaatctaaaatcatcagcccggaggttgggtcttgggcacagttgggtgttccaacaggacaacacgttaaaagtggtaaaggaatagctaaattaggctagaattaaggttttagaatggccttcccaaagtcctgacttaaacggtaaccaaatattaacattgctgtatgtatatttttgacccagcagatttggtcacattttcagtagacccataataaattcatgaaagaaccaaacttcatgaatgttttttgtgaccaacaaatatcacaaaaaaataagagttgtagaaatgattggaaactcaagacagccatgacattatgttctttacaagtgtatgtaaacttttgaccacgactgtacatcatTTTTTACCTTCATTGAATTGAGAGGAAGGGATGACACTACATGTTTTTTCTTCCACTCGATgtttctaactttttttttatcaaagtgctgcTATTTGCAACTTTTTTTATGACCCACGGTAGCTTATCTTGCTGTCATACTTGTAAAAACTTACACAGACCGAGTCACGGACGCATAAGATTCTTTGTTCGGGTActttgggggacggcgtggcgctgttgggagagtggccgtgccagcaaccttaaAGGTTCCTGGTTCGacacccaccttctaccaacctcgtcacgtctgttgtgtccttgagcaagacacttcaaccttgctcctaatgggtcgtggttagggccttgcgtggcagctcccaccatcagtgtgtgaatgtgtgtgtgaatgggtgaatgtggaaatagtgtcaaagcgctttgagtaccttgaaggcagaaaagcgctataaaagtatacccccatttaccattttgtcaaaactattagtCAAAACAGGGGCGTATGAGAACCAAGGTAGCACTGTATTCATATAATACCACACTAGCAGACAACAAACAGAAAGTGTAATAACAGGCTATCTTTCAGTGCCTAAAGCAGGCCTCCTGGTAGGACGTAGCATTGACAACAACGAGCACGTCTTTCCTGACGAAAGACAGGAAGTTCTTCAGAGGACAGAGTGGCTGGCTGGCGCTGCGGACTATGGAGCTGCAGAAAGCGGTGTGGAAAGTCACATCCTCTCCATTGTACAGCAACCTGATGAAATATCCTCCATTTCTTACTTTTAGCTTCTCACCTCTTAGAACCCGCTTCTTCTCCGCCTGAGTCCCTAAGGGGCTCTTCCACAATTCAAACACCAGTCTTGCGGCAAATGGCGGGAACACGGCTTCCTCCAGACCGAGGGCGCTCAGCAAAGGCGCCACGGTCAAGTCGTGGGCGGAGGAGAGGGTGAACACATCGTCTCCTCTCGCTTTCGCCGCTTGTTTACCTGCCTTGGCAAGGCGCTCCATTTTGCCGGCGGTTTTGTTGAGGTAGGGGTACATAGCCAGGATGGCGTACTTACGATAGAGTCCCGCTCTTCTCCGATCCACCTCGTCATCCAGCTGTTGCCGTCGAATCACGGCGAACTGGGCCGTTGTTAGACACCCGCCTGCGCTACCGTCTTTCATGGACGCGCATGGGAAAGGAAGGTTGTGGCACAGGTGGCACTGCAGGGAGTCTATCGGGTTTGCGGCTCTGAGATTGCGTGTGGGAATACCCAAAGCGCGTGCCATGTCGGCGTAGGTTCTGTCGAGTTCTGCATCGGCCACCCTGAGACGATACTGCCTTCTCTGCTCCTCCTCCAGGTATCGGCCCCTGGCCGGGCAGTCGCAGGCAGAGCCGCAGAACAGAGCGCTCCACTGGTGACGCACGGTCAATTTCTTCCAGTCGAATTCTGGGAGGAAGCCGTAGAGGAAGGCAAGTGCGCTCTGAAGAGTGCGGCTCTTCCCTGTAGTTTCTACCCACACCTGGCGAGGTGACCAGTTGGAGGGGACAAGGCGGTGGTGCTGGTAGGCTTGGTGGAGGAGTTGTCCGTTACGTAAGTGCTGCACCACTCCTGCAAGTAACATATCGAAGGTTAGCATGAGTAAGTCAATTTTCTACATTCACATTAGCACTTTTCACTGAAATCTGAAAAAGGAATTAATCGCAgaaaaccaaatgtaaataaaaactgagcTCAATTTCTATCCGACACTGCGTATCTTTAGTCCCATGGACGTAGGTAGCACGTATCTTCCTGCGTGACTTTTTGAGGTCAAACACTCAATAGTTGCTTTTCTACATGCACTTATAATTAAACCTGCAAAGAATAAACAACCGAAAAAACTATATTCCAATTCGAAAGGTTTTTGTTGATCAAAACAACTCATTtaatgggtaacactttagtatggggaacacatattcaccattaattagttgcttataaacatgcaaattagtaacatatcggctcttaattagtcattattaagtacttattaaaggcctactgaaatgaaatgttcttatttaaatggggatagcaggtccattctatgtgtcatacttgatcatttcccgatattgccataattttgctgaaaggatttagtagagaacatcaacgataaatttcgcaacttttggtcgctaaaaaaaagccttgcctgtaccggaagtagcgtgacgtcacaggttgtggagcgcctcacatctgcacattgtttacaatcatggccagcagcactgagagcgattcggaccgagaaagcgacgattaccccattaatttaagcgaggatgaaagatttgtggatgaggaaagtgaaagtgaaggattagagggcagtggaagcgattcagatagggaagatgctgtgagaggcgggtgggacctgatattcagctgggaatgactaaaacagtaaataaacacaagacatatatatactctattagccacaacacaaccaggcttatatttaatatgccacaaattaatccgcataacaaacacctccccctcccatccatataacccgccaatacaaatcaaacactcgcacaacacactcaatcccacagcccaaagtaccgttcacctctgtaaagttcatacagcacatatatttccccaaagttgcgtacatgacatgcacatagcggcacgtatgtacgggtaagcgatcaaatgtttggaagccaaagctgtactcacggtagcgcgtctgctatccaactcaaagtcctcctggttgtgttaatgtagccagccgctaatacaccaatcccacctacagctttcttctttgctgtcttcattgttcattaaacaaattgcaaaagattcaccaacacagatgtccagaatactgtggaattttgcgatgaaaacagacgacttaatagctggccacaatggtgtcccaatatgtccgcacaatccgtgacatcacgtcatcataccgagacgttttcagcagaatatttagcgggaaatttaaaattgcactataccaatctaacccggccatattggcatgtgttgcaatgttaagatttcatcattgatatataaactatcagactgcgtggtcggtagtagtgggtttcagtaggcctttaatgccttattctgcatggccttattatacaaccagtaagccgttaactaagagttaactaaccctaacccttattgctGATtagtaatcctaaccctaacccgtatatgttcccctagtgtacaaataactctaaattaagtattttttactttaataagcaactaataaatggttaatatgttccccatactaaagtgttaccatttaaaAAGGTACTCACACAATTTTAAATACCGTATTTACCGGACTATaaaccactacttttttccccactctttaaagttaaagttaaaagttaaagtcccaatgatagtcacacacacactaggtgtggtgaaattatcctctgcatttgacccagccccatgttcaccccctgggaggtgaggggagcactgagcagcagcggtggccgcgctcgggaatcattttggtgatttaacccccaattccaacccttgatactgagtgccaagtagggaggtaatgggtcccatttttatagtctttggtatgactcggccgggggttgaactcacaaccttccagtctaaccacaaggccaaccTGGCAGCTTATAAATTGGTGCggctaattaatggatttttctttgctggcgGCCATACTGTTTTGTATTCAGCAAATACTtttcatatcaatcaatcaatcaatgtttatttatatagccctaaatcacaagtgtctcaaagggctgtatataacaccaacagagacactgaaaaggtgtgggtttttttgtgctatggcgccatctttttttCAAGTTAGCTCACTGAAGCTTCTGTGGGTTGAAAATGCATTTCCTGTTTTTGTGCTTTGCACCGGAAGTATAAACCTCCgttgcgtttctgctcgaaaggattcttcattcatcactccaaacaacgtttttaagttttacaatataactaaaacaattcgtacttaccaaaccgttccatgtgtgatgcgttttcatgcatatttgtacgtgcaaaCGTAATGTAATCATGCTAACGCCATTAGCGTTTACAAGTgcttgtgttagtattattaacttacaatgggattatttttgtattgttgcaGCTTCGCATATTCACCAAAACGTCCCTGTGGAgttgttgagtctgtttagctgattggagagctagctttcaaagctagtgggtccatgacaattacttctgttttgtttgatctcctgttttactgccctgtgacagggcagtaaaatgtatgtatgtatgtaaataaaaacaaacaaaatccttcataccagtatatatctgcg encodes:
- the pxylp1 gene encoding 2-phosphoxylose phosphatase 1; amino-acid sequence: MLARNCFVLLVVASGTVLTIVSFSLQFFSEITTTPVVEEKPLQAANGAVGVSQVKSRKRVFPVPQTQNPNPIHEAVGYCNIPNRTEQAWEGHSPADYTLLSVQIMIRHGDRYPLYSIPKTKRPAINCTLSITRNPSHPLLSAFISHMGQGGRGHWESSLASVPRLPNHSACEMGELTQTGVVQHLRNGQLLHQAYQHHRLVPSNWSPRQVWVETTGKSRTLQSALAFLYGFLPEFDWKKLTVRHQWSALFCGSACDCPARGRYLEEEQRRQYRLRVADAELDRTYADMARALGIPTRNLRAANPIDSLQCHLCHNLPFPCASMKDGSAGGCLTTAQFAVIRRQQLDDEVDRRRAGLYRKYAILAMYPYLNKTAGKMERLAKAGKQAAKARGDDVFTLSSAHDLTVAPLLSALGLEEAVFPPFAARLVFELWKSPLGTQAEKKRVLRGEKLKVRNGGYFIRLLYNGEDVTFHTAFCSSIVRSASQPLCPLKNFLSFVRKDVLVVVNATSYQEACFRH